The following are from one region of the Thermoproteus uzoniensis 768-20 genome:
- a CDS encoding cytochrome c biogenesis protein CcdA: MRSPVLLLLLAAIAFAGSLVQIGGLKFYEASSLQDLSSYLASHQGPTFVFVDEEGCPACEYMKTQVFTNSTVASALSGFNLVAIDITYVPVSSIPVYINGSVFVVENGQAGYTKPYYGPYQVPILGTPTMLVGYDIGGKLYLKGLLLGGLPPQGFLEFLILSGFAVPTETVGVRPPVATTAQSGVQPLLALPVAFAVGAASVFSPCVLPVLTVGAVAVAARRSLWKVLAGMVLSFSAFGVLVSALGQAASGFRVALEGAGGAVLLMLGLLLVVPPLERRFVVAMSGLQTKASKAARGAGDFALGLSLGAVWTPCIAPFMGLAAVSALVSGNFLDGFAIMLAYALGLAAALYAILKAISRWGKKAAVRSMGLSKWGRRLELVVGIASIALGILLLGEAAGLGLWSVVFGKLQSFI; this comes from the coding sequence ATGCGGTCGCCGGTCCTCCTCCTGCTCCTTGCGGCCATCGCCTTCGCGGGGTCTCTAGTTCAGATAGGCGGCTTGAAGTTTTACGAGGCCTCCAGCCTGCAGGACTTGAGCTCCTATCTGGCGTCCCATCAAGGCCCGACCTTCGTGTTCGTAGACGAGGAGGGGTGCCCCGCTTGCGAGTACATGAAGACGCAGGTCTTCACGAACTCGACCGTGGCGTCCGCCCTCTCCGGCTTCAACCTCGTCGCCATAGATATAACCTACGTCCCAGTGAGCTCTATACCCGTATACATAAACGGCTCTGTGTTTGTCGTGGAGAACGGGCAGGCGGGCTACACGAAGCCCTACTACGGCCCCTATCAAGTACCCATATTGGGAACCCCCACTATGTTAGTGGGCTACGACATAGGGGGCAAGCTGTATCTCAAAGGCCTTCTCTTGGGCGGCCTTCCGCCGCAGGGCTTCCTGGAGTTCCTGATCCTATCCGGCTTCGCGGTCCCTACGGAGACCGTCGGGGTCCGGCCGCCCGTCGCGACGACGGCCCAGAGCGGCGTACAGCCGTTGTTGGCTCTCCCGGTCGCCTTCGCGGTTGGCGCCGCCAGCGTATTCTCTCCCTGCGTCCTCCCCGTCTTGACCGTCGGGGCCGTCGCCGTGGCCGCACGCCGCAGCCTCTGGAAGGTCCTCGCAGGCATGGTCCTCTCGTTCAGCGCCTTCGGCGTCCTCGTATCGGCGTTGGGCCAAGCCGCGTCGGGCTTTAGAGTTGCCCTAGAGGGCGCGGGAGGCGCTGTGCTACTCATGTTGGGCCTTCTTCTGGTGGTCCCCCCGCTCGAGAGGAGGTTCGTGGTGGCCATGTCGGGCCTCCAGACCAAAGCCTCCAAGGCGGCTAGGGGGGCCGGTGACTTCGCGCTCGGCCTGTCGCTGGGGGCTGTCTGGACTCCGTGCATAGCGCCTTTCATGGGCCTAGCCGCGGTCTCGGCGCTTGTGTCCGGCAATTTCCTAGACGGCTTCGCCATTATGCTGGCGTATGCGCTGGGGCTCGCGGCCGCGCTCTACGCGATACTTAAGGCCATATCTAGGTGGGGCAAGAAGGCCGCGGTGAGGTCTATGGGCTTGAGCAAGTGGGGCAGGAGGCTCGAGCTCGTAGTAGGGATCGCCTCCATAGCGTTGGGGATCCTCTTGCTGGGCGAGGCGGCCGGCTTAGGTCTGTGGAGCGTGGTTTTCGGGAAGCTACAGAGCTTTATCTAA
- a CDS encoding type II toxin-antitoxin system VapC family toxin, whose translation MYLIDANVFLELLYRRQRWRESYRFLERVRAGDVKAYVLQFALHGISAILGKPELVKVFLAEISTWRGLDVIRSDVADEIRAAEEAVRVGLDFDDGIHYFYAKRLGLTLVSFDKDFDKTDLKRLEPGEIA comes from the coding sequence ATGTATCTAATTGACGCCAACGTGTTTCTGGAGCTCCTATATAGGCGGCAGAGGTGGCGCGAGTCCTACCGCTTTCTGGAGCGCGTGAGGGCGGGGGACGTCAAGGCGTACGTCCTCCAGTTCGCCCTACACGGGATCTCGGCGATTTTGGGAAAGCCGGAGCTCGTCAAGGTTTTCTTGGCCGAGATCTCGACGTGGCGTGGGCTCGACGTGATAAGGAGCGACGTAGCGGACGAGATAAGGGCGGCGGAGGAGGCGGTGCGTGTCGGCTTGGACTTCGACGACGGGATTCACTATTTCTACGCCAAGAGGCTCGGCTTGACCTTAGTGAGCTTCGACAAGGACTTCGACAAGACAGACTTAAAGAGGCTGGAGCCCGGAGAAATTGCGTAG